The segment GTCGCCGGAGCGGAGCATCCCGGTGCCCGCGAAGCTGGCGTACCACACCGACGATCCCTTTGCCGTGCACATCACCTTCCACATCGGCTCCGAATCCCCGGTCAACTGGACCTTCGCCCGCGAACTGCTGGTGGAAGGGGTGTTCCGGCCGTGCGGGCACGGGGATGTCCGGATCTGGCCGACCAAGGTGGACGGGAGGAACGTGGTGCTGATGGCGCTCAGTTCCCCCGACGGTGACGCGCTGCTGGAGGCGTCGTCCTCGGTGGTGTCGTCCTGGCTGGAGCGGACGCTGCGGCTGGTGCCGCCGGGGTCCGAGGCCGGGATGCTCGACATCGACGACGGCATCGCCGGACTGCTGGCGCACCACTCGGCGGACGGCCGGAGCCGGCGCGCCCGCCCGGAGAGCGGCGAGGCGGAGGACGGCGATGCCTGAGAGAGGTACCGGCGGCCGGGTGCCGGGGGCGGATCGCTGCGGACCGCCCCGGCAGGCGCCCGGTTCAGCCGGCGGCGGGCCCGGCGGGCAGGGCCTCGTATCAGGTCGGGCGCGTTGTTCAGGCCGCGGGGACGGGGCGCCGGGCGCGGTGCTCCGTGGGGCTGATGCCGCGCAGCCGTTTGAAGGCGACGCTCAGGGCGAAGGAGTTGGCGTAGCCGACCCGGCGGGCGATCGCTTCGACCGTGTCATCGGTGCCGAGCAGCAGATCGGCCGCCGTGCCGACCCGCCATGCCGTCAGATAGGTCATGGGCGGCTCGCCGACCTGCTCGGTGAAGTGCCGGGCGAGCACGGCGCGCGAGACTCCCGTACGGAGGGCGAGGGAGGCGACGGTCCAGCGGTGGGCCGGGGCGTCGTGCATCAGCTTGAGCGCGGGGCCGGCCACCGGGTGCTCCCACGCCCGGTACCACGGCGGGGCCTGGGCCCCGGGGCGGTCGAACCAGGCCCGCAGGGCGGCCAGCAGCATCAGGTCCAGCAGCCGGTCGAGCATCGTACGGCGGCCGGGGCGCGGGTCCCCGATCCCGGCCGCGACCAGGTCGAACAGGGGCCGGTCGAAGTCGGCGGCGGGGACGACGAGGACCTCGGGAAGGGCCCGCAGCAGCCGGTCGCTGACACTGCCCGGGGCGTCGTAGGCGCCGCTGAGCAGAACGGCGTCACTGCGGGGAAGGCGGGGCAGGCGGGGAAGACGGGGCAGGCCGGCAGGGCGCGGCGGTTGGGCGGCGGCTTCGCGGGGACCGCGGGGGTCCTCGCGGGGCGCGGCTCCCGGCCCGGCCGCGTCACCGTCGCCGACCGCGTAACCGTTGCCGACCGCGTCACCGTCGCCGTTGCCGGCCGGGCCGGCGGGGCGGTCACCGTCGGGGCCGACCACGATCTCCACTCCGTCGCCACCGGCCGTGGCCGGGCAGTACGCGGCGCCTGTGATCAGCGTGCGCGGCCGCGCCCCGGGGTCGTCGGCGACGGTGTACGCGGCCCGGCCCCGGACCACCGCGACATCGCCCTCCGCCAGGGGCACCGGCTCCCCCGCGTCCGGCACGAGCCACGCCGTACCGCGCACCATGGTGACCAGGGTCAGCGGGGCGCCGCCGGCGAACCGCAGCGACCACGGGCCGTCGAGGCAGGCGCAGCGGAAGACGGCGCCGCGCGCCCGCACACCGTCCAGCAGCTCCGCCATGACGTCCGCGCTCATGGTGTCCGGACCGGTGATGTCCGGGTTGATGGCGTCCGTGTGCGCCCCGCCGCCTCTGTTGGTCATGAAGTCAGCCTAAGACGATCCGACATGGAATCGAGAGCCTGAGCAATGGAGCGTCTTCCGGGGTGCCGGTTGACTGAGGGCATGGCAGAGAAGAGGCAGCACCACCAGCAGCGGCACATCCTCGTTCTCGGGGGCACGGGCACCACCGGGCGCCGGGTCGCCGCCCGGCTCCGGGCCCTCGGGCACCCCGTCCGGATCGGCTCCCGCACCGGCGAGCCGGTCCGCTTCGACTGGACGGACCGGGCGACCTGGGGCCCGGCGCTCGACGGGATCGACGCGGTCTATGTCGTACCCCACGAGGGCGAACGTCTGACCCGGCCCTTCCTCGCGCTCGCCGAGAAGGCCGGTGTCCGGCGGGCCGTCCTGCTCTCTGGGCGTGGGGTCGACGTCCCGGACTACATGAGCGACGGCAATCCGTCGGCCATCACCCATCTCGACGGGGACGCGGCGATCCGGGAGACCGGTCTGGAGTGGACGGTGGTACGGCCCAGCTGGTTCGCGCAGAACTTCAGCGAGGGCTTCTTCGCGGACGCGGTCCGCAGCGGTGAACTCCCGCTGGCCGCCGCGGAGGGCGCGGTTCCGTTCGTGGACGCGGAGGACATCGCGGATGTCGTGGTCGCCGCGCTCACCGAGGAGGGGCATCAGGGCCGTACGTACGAGCTGTCGGGTCCGCGCCTTCTGACGTTCGCCGAGGCCGCGGCGGTGATCTCGGTCGTGTCGGGCCGGCCGCTGCGTTATGTGCCGCTGACGCCGGAGGAGTACACGGCCGGGCTGGTCTCCGCAGGGGTCCCGGCGGAGGAGGCGGTCTGGTTCGCGGACTCGCTGTCGCCGGTCCGGCGGGGCATCGAGGCGCATCT is part of the Streptomyces qinzhouensis genome and harbors:
- a CDS encoding AraC family transcriptional regulator translates to MTNRGGGAHTDAINPDITGPDTMSADVMAELLDGVRARGAVFRCACLDGPWSLRFAGGAPLTLVTMVRGTAWLVPDAGEPVPLAEGDVAVVRGRAAYTVADDPGARPRTLITGAAYCPATAGGDGVEIVVGPDGDRPAGPAGNGDGDAVGNGYAVGDGDAAGPGAAPREDPRGPREAAAQPPRPAGLPRLPRLPRLPRSDAVLLSGAYDAPGSVSDRLLRALPEVLVVPAADFDRPLFDLVAAGIGDPRPGRRTMLDRLLDLMLLAALRAWFDRPGAQAPPWYRAWEHPVAGPALKLMHDAPAHRWTVASLALRTGVSRAVLARHFTEQVGEPPMTYLTAWRVGTAADLLLGTDDTVEAIARRVGYANSFALSVAFKRLRGISPTEHRARRPVPAA
- a CDS encoding SDR family oxidoreductase, which gives rise to MAEKRQHHQQRHILVLGGTGTTGRRVAARLRALGHPVRIGSRTGEPVRFDWTDRATWGPALDGIDAVYVVPHEGERLTRPFLALAEKAGVRRAVLLSGRGVDVPDYMSDGNPSAITHLDGDAAIRETGLEWTVVRPSWFAQNFSEGFFADAVRSGELPLAAAEGAVPFVDAEDIADVVVAALTEEGHQGRTYELSGPRLLTFAEAAAVISVVSGRPLRYVPLTPEEYTAGLVSAGVPAEEAVWFADSLSPVRRGIEAHLSDGVREALGREPRDFTAFAADAAEAGAWG
- a CDS encoding SsgA family sporulation/cell division regulator, with the protein product MHSTVERELELRLVLSPERSIPVPAKLAYHTDDPFAVHITFHIGSESPVNWTFARELLVEGVFRPCGHGDVRIWPTKVDGRNVVLMALSSPDGDALLEASSSVVSSWLERTLRLVPPGSEAGMLDIDDGIAGLLAHHSADGRSRRARPESGEAEDGDA